The genomic DNA GGTCAGTGGAAAGTTCCAATGATTCAAGCTCATACAACGGAGAAGATTGGTGTCGACCAAGAGCTGCAGGACAAggtcttgaagacattttcagCGAAGAAATCAGACTAAGGAGCTCAGAGATGCTTGAGACTGACGATATGCAGAGACTGTTGAAGACGTTTGGGATAGGTGTGAACACTGTGGGAACACAAGGCGGGTTTGGTCAGACCGATGAGTCTTGTTATGGTTATAGCATCCCGTACCAAGCTCAGATCGATAACACGTACAGAAGAGAACGTAATAGAGGCTCGGGAAAAGCTGTGGTGGGATGGCTTAAGCTTAAAGCTGCTTTGAGATGGGGTATCTTCATACGCAAGAAAGCTGCAGAGAGGAGGCCTCAGATTGTGGAGATCGActgacaaaataaaagaagaaacagagcctcttgagttttttttttcttttcttttagctAATTTTTCGTTATCTAAGCTTGAAGACAGATTCTATGAACACAAAAGTTCATCCTTTGGATGAATAATCTAAAGGGTAGAGAGAAATGGACTCATGTAATGCTGTATTGTGTTTTCATATttcatgttaattttttatttagcaTTTTCA from Camelina sativa cultivar DH55 chromosome 7, Cs, whole genome shotgun sequence includes the following:
- the LOC104705006 gene encoding calmodulin-binding protein 60 E-like encodes the protein MSSQRYYLSTGPSTNRLSSDYNRSVESSNDSSSYNGEDWCRPRAAGQGLEDIFSEEIRLRSSEMLETDDMQRLLKTFGIGVNTVGTQGGFGQTDESCYGYSIPYQAQIDNTYRRERNRGSGKAVVGWLKLKAALRWGIFIRKKAAERRPQIVEID